From the genome of Amycolatopsis camponoti:
GGGGGCCCGCCGCCGGTGTCCGTCGTGCTCATCGCTGCTCCCTGCGACATTGCGGAAAGTGGTCCGCGTCACCGTAGGGAGGCGTGAGGTCGGAGTGAAGATTCAGCGGCTCAACAGCCGGGCCAGACGACGAACGGTTGACGAACGGTCGCGCGGTCCCGACGAACGGGGTTCGTCCAGGTGCAGGCGCAGCATCGCGGCCGTGGACCAAGCGGGTGGCCTGCCCCGCAAGGAGACCAACGCCATTACGCCGAACGCCAGCGGTACCGACCAGGGTGCCGGTTGCTGCACCAAGATCGCCACCCAGCCGTGCAGCGGCGGCCCGGCGAGGGCGAACAGGATCGAGCCCGACGACGCGACGAGCCCGGTCAGCACCCCGGCGATCCCGCCGGCCGCCGTCAGCCGCGGCCACCAGATGCCGAGCACGAGCAGCGGGCAGAACGTCGACGCGGCGACGGTGAAGCCCCACGTGACGAGCACCCCGGCGTCGAGCTCGGCCGACCGCAGCGCCAGCAGCACCATGATCGCGGCGACGCCGAACACCGCGATCCGCAGCCGGCGCAGCCCGCCCGGGACGAGGTCGTGCGCGATCGCGCCGGACATCACCAGCAGCAGGCCGAGCGACGTCGCCAGGAACGCCGCGAACGCGCCCGCGGTGAGCAACGCCGTGAAGAGGCCGCCGGCCCAGCCACTGTCCACTTGGTACGGCAGCGCGACGACGACCGTGTCCGTCGCGCCGGAGAGGTAGAGCCCGGGGACGAGCACGCGGCCGAGGACGCCGTAGACGCCGGGGAAGAGGTAGAAGACGCCGAGGAGCGCGACCGTGATCGCGGCGGTGCGGCGGGCGGCGCGGCCGTCGGGGCTGGTGTGGAAGCGCATGAGCACGTGCGGCAGGCCCATCGTGCCGAGCATGGTCGCGATCAGCACCGCCCACGTCCCGAGCAGCGGGTAGCCCTGGTCGCCGAGGTCGAGCAGCGGCCGCTGCCAGTCGTGCCCGCCGAGCGGGGCGCCGCCGCGGACCGCCGGGACCGCCGCGCCCGCGCCGAACACGACCTCGTCCTGGCTGCGCGCGATGAACTCGCCGGGCGGCAGGGTTTCCAGGACGCCGTTGCGCCGCACGGCGGTCGGCTCGCGGATTTCCATCGTGACTTCGACTTCGAACTTCACCGGCGTCTCGCGGGCGAAGTGGGTGAACTCGACCGGGTTCAGGGCGTCGGTCCGGTTGACGGCGCCGGCCTGCAGTACGAGCCAGATGGCCGGGATCAGGAACAGCAGCAGCTTCAGCACGAACTGGAAGGCCTGGACGTACGTCGCCGCGCGCATGCCGCCCAGTGCGAGGGTGACGCTGACCGCGGCGCCGGCCAGCACGACGCCGACCCAGTACGGCGTGTGGCCGACCGCGGTGAGCACCAGGCCGGCGGTGCGGAACTGCGGAACGACGTAGATGGTGCCGATCACCAGCACGACGACGGCGGTGAGACGGCGCAGGGCGGGGGAGTTGAGCCGCGCCTCGGCGAAGTCGGGGACGGTCAGCGCGCCCGAGCGCCGCATCGGCGCGGCCACGAGCACGAGCATCGCGATGTAGCCGGCGGTGAAGCCGACCGGGTACCAGAGCGCCCCGATGCCGTCCTTGACCACGAGCCCGGCGACGCCGAGGAACGACGCCGCGCTCAGGTACTCGCCCGAGACGGCGGCGGAGTTCACCAGCGGCGAGATCCGCCGTGAGGCCACGAGGAAGTCCGACGTCGTGCGCATCGCGGCGACCCCGCGGACGCCGATCAGCAGCGTCACGAGCACGACCGGCGCGACGGCGAGCGCGACGCCCACTAGCCGTCGTCCTCGAGGCGTTCGGCGCGGCGCAGCTGCCAGCGCGCCAGCAGGGCCATCGCCGGGTACGGCAGCACGGCGATCATCAGCCAGGACACCGGGATCCCCAGCAGCCGCGCGGTGTCCAGGCCCGGGAAGATCGCGAAGACGCCGGGCAGGCCGAGGAGGAGGACGAACATCAGGACGAGGGCGGGCACGCCGCGACGGCGCTGGGCGCGGTAGAGCGTGGTGGCGCGCTGGGTGTCGCCGACGGGGAGGCGGGTTTGCCGCCAGCGGTGCCGGGAGCGGCGCCGGGCGTGCGCGAGGCGGGTCTGCGGGCTGGTCACGGCGACCCGGCGGATCTTGCTCATCGCGAGCCCGGCCCGAGCTGACCTCGTTGAGCGGCCTCCAGCAGCCGGTCCCGCAGGTCACGCGCGTGCCGGCGGCTGACCGGGACGTCGCCGGCGTCCGTGTGGGCCAGCAGGCCGCCCGCCGAGTCGCTGCGCAGTTCCAGCACCGCCCCCACCGCGAGCAGGAACCCGCGGTGCACCCGGCTGAACCCGGTGCCCTCCCAGTACTCCTCGAGCCGCGAAATCGGCATCCGCACCAGGTGGACCCCGCCACGCGTGTGCAGCCGGACGTAGTCGCCGTGGGCCTCCACGAACAGCACGTCGTCGCGGCGGACGTACCGCGTGCGGCCGCCGGACTCCACGGGGAGCGCCGCCATCGCGTCCGGGGTCGAGCGCGACGACGGCGTCGCGTTGCGCGTCACCTTGGCCAGTGCGGCGGAAAGCCGTTCGGCGCGGACCGGCTTGAGCAGGTAGTCGACGGCGCCGATGCCGTACGCCGCCACCGCGTGCCCGTCGTGCGCCGTGACGAACACGATCACCGGCGGCTCGCTCAGCTTCGCCAGCAGCCCGGCGAGTTCGAGACCGTCGAGGCCCGGCATGGAGATGTCGAGGAACACCGCGTCGAAGCGGTCGGCTTGAAGCAGCCTCAACGCCTTCAGCGCGTCAGCCGCGCCGACGACTTCGCCGACTTCGGGCGCTTCGCGCAGCATGCGGCACAACTCGTCCAAAGCCGGCGCCAGGTCGTCGACGGCGAGTACGCGAAGCCCGGTCACGGCAGCACCCCCGGCTGGAACCGCGGCACCCGCACGATCACCCGGGTGCCCGCGCCGACCTCGGTTTCCACGGTCAGCCCGTACCAGGCGCCGTAGACGTCCCGCAGCCGCCGGTCCACATTGGCCAGTCCGAGGCCCGCGGGGTCGTCGTCGCCGGTGCGCCCGGCCAGGATGTCCGCCGCGCGCTTCGGGTTCATGCCCACCCCGTCGTCCTCGACGAAGATCACGCAGTCGTTCCCTTCCGCCTGGCCGTGCACCTGGACCAGCCCGGTGCCCGAGCGCGGCTCGATGCCGTGCCGGATCGCGTTCTCCACCAACGGCTCCAGCACGAGGTAGGGCACCGCGACGGCGAGGATCTCCGGCGCGACCCGCACCTGGACGCGCAGCCGTTCGCCGAGCACGGCCCGCTGCAATGCCAGGTACGTCTCGATCGCGCGGAACTCCTCGGCGACCACGGTGTACTCGCCGTGGCGCGCCAGGCTGTAACGGGTGTAGTCGGCGAAGTCGAGCATGAGGTCGCGGGCGCGGTCGGGGTCCGAGCGCACCAGCGACGCGATGACGGTCAGCGCGTTGTAGACGAAGTGCGGCGACATCTCGGCCCGCAGCGCCCGCAGTTCGGCCTGGGCCGCCTGCTCGGCCGACGCTTCGAGCCGGCCTCGCTCCAGAGCCTGGACGACGAGGTCGGCGGCCTGGCCGGCGACCGCGTCCCGGACGTCGCCGACGACCAGCAGCGCCCCGGCCAGTTCGTCGTGGACGTGCAGCGGCAGCACGAGGACGTCCGGCGCCGAGCCGGGTTCCTCGGTGTGGAGCACGCCGTCGAGGACCGTCGCGACGACCGCGTCCGGCCCCGGCCGCCCCGACCAGAGCAGCGAGCCGGAGAGGTCGGTGAGGCCGAGCCCCGGGAAGCCGAAGAGCCGGCGCAGGCCGTGCGCGGCACGGCGGGCCCGGGTGCCGGACAGGCCGTCGCGCAGGTCGTCGGTGATCCGGCGGGCGGCGGCGAGCACCGGCAGCGGGTCGGCGCGGGACGCCGGGCGCAGGTGCACGGTCATCGGGCCTCCCCTCGGCGACGGTGTCCAGGGGACCAGATCCTACGGCTACGCGGGGCCGTCGCGGTCGGCCAGCACCTGGGCGTGGCGGCGGTGGCGGCGCCAGGTGCGGTAGTCGTCGAGCGCCGTGACCGGGGCGGGCTCCCGGTCCAGCAGGTTCGCGTCGGCGGGGTACGGCCGGTCCGGCAGCGAGATCCAGCCGGTCGTGCGGGTCTCCTTGACCGCCACCGGCACCGGCCGGAACGTCGTCGGGTCGAGCCCGTCGCTGTGCCGGACGACCTCCTCGAAGAACCAGGCCGACGTGATCAGCGCCAGCACCCCGCGCGAGGACTTGAGCGCCGCCCTCAGCGGAGCGGCCTCCAGGAGCCGGAACGTCTGGTTGATCGCCGGTGCGGTGACGCCGAAGTCGTCGAAGGCGACTTCGCCCGCGTGCAGTGCCATCCGCAGCCGGATCCGGGCCCCGGGGTGGTGGGTCAGGTTGTGCCGGTGCACCGCCACGGCGAGCGCGTTGGGC
Proteins encoded in this window:
- a CDS encoding sodium/solute symporter — its product is MGVALAVAPVVLVTLLIGVRGVAAMRTTSDFLVASRRISPLVNSAAVSGEYLSAASFLGVAGLVVKDGIGALWYPVGFTAGYIAMLVLVAAPMRRSGALTVPDFAEARLNSPALRRLTAVVVLVIGTIYVVPQFRTAGLVLTAVGHTPYWVGVVLAGAAVSVTLALGGMRAATYVQAFQFVLKLLLFLIPAIWLVLQAGAVNRTDALNPVEFTHFARETPVKFEVEVTMEIREPTAVRRNGVLETLPPGEFIARSQDEVVFGAGAAVPAVRGGAPLGGHDWQRPLLDLGDQGYPLLGTWAVLIATMLGTMGLPHVLMRFHTSPDGRAARRTAAITVALLGVFYLFPGVYGVLGRVLVPGLYLSGATDTVVVALPYQVDSGWAGGLFTALLTAGAFAAFLATSLGLLLVMSGAIAHDLVPGGLRRLRIAVFGVAAIMVLLALRSAELDAGVLVTWGFTVAASTFCPLLVLGIWWPRLTAAGGIAGVLTGLVASSGSILFALAGPPLHGWVAILVQQPAPWSVPLAFGVMALVSLRGRPPAWSTAAMLRLHLDEPRSSGPRDRSSTVRRLARLLSR
- a CDS encoding LytR/AlgR family response regulator transcription factor; protein product: MTGLRVLAVDDLAPALDELCRMLREAPEVGEVVGAADALKALRLLQADRFDAVFLDISMPGLDGLELAGLLAKLSEPPVIVFVTAHDGHAVAAYGIGAVDYLLKPVRAERLSAALAKVTRNATPSSRSTPDAMAALPVESGGRTRYVRRDDVLFVEAHGDYVRLHTRGGVHLVRMPISRLEEYWEGTGFSRVHRGFLLAVGAVLELRSDSAGGLLAHTDAGDVPVSRRHARDLRDRLLEAAQRGQLGPGSR
- a CDS encoding sensor histidine kinase, which produces MTVHLRPASRADPLPVLAAARRITDDLRDGLSGTRARRAAHGLRRLFGFPGLGLTDLSGSLLWSGRPGPDAVVATVLDGVLHTEEPGSAPDVLVLPLHVHDELAGALLVVGDVRDAVAGQAADLVVQALERGRLEASAEQAAQAELRALRAEMSPHFVYNALTVIASLVRSDPDRARDLMLDFADYTRYSLARHGEYTVVAEEFRAIETYLALQRAVLGERLRVQVRVAPEILAVAVPYLVLEPLVENAIRHGIEPRSGTGLVQVHGQAEGNDCVIFVEDDGVGMNPKRAADILAGRTGDDDPAGLGLANVDRRLRDVYGAWYGLTVETEVGAGTRVIVRVPRFQPGVLP